The following coding sequences are from one Mycoplasma tullyi window:
- the leuS gene encoding leucine--tRNA ligase — protein sequence MYNHNLIEKKWQKIWNNNKIYSFQIEKNKPKYYILDMFPYPSGKGLHVGHVKAYMATDVVSRWKNALGFNVLHPIGWDAFGLPAEQYAIQTNNHPAQFTQENINNFRTQLKRLGFNYDYRLEVDTTNKNYFKWTQWIFKKLYEHGLAYQADIEVNWCEQLGTVLANEEVLTDENGNKISERGSYPVIKKKMRQWVLKITAFADELIDDLANLNWPNSIKAMQVNWINKSVGATIKFEIDQLKEHSIEIFSSRADTLFGASFIALSFDHPLVKQKLITNKNQEIEQFIKNNSIDQTVRYVGINTNYFAIHPITKKKIPIYLADYILSDYGTGAVMGVPAHDERDYQFAKQYDLEIIPVIKADTYPYLLDGEHINSDFNNGLNNEQAIEKTIAYLQEHKLGDKKVNYKLRDWIFSRQRYWGEPFPVLFDEEDNIYLLKDSELPLELPNLTDFSPNKDGLPPLANASDEWLHPVIDNKKYVREVNTMPQWAGSCWYYLAYLLKLTDLNQNDGDQNYLALDSEKAKELFDHFMPVDLYVGGQEHAVLHLLYARFWYKFLHKINIVSSIEPFSQLINQGMILGEDGTKMSKSKGNIINPDDLVLSHGADTIRTYVMFMGPLNASLAWNSNALNGTRKFLERVYNLFDRVEINDATSENLNYDYHNFLKNVNKHLENYEFNLVVSEMMIFINSCYKQTQINKEMITNFLIVLSFFAPYLAEELNNKLNNQTLLYKMRLAKWDEAYLVKNTTTVSCSINGKFKLVHEFDLDAEQDEVANYFLNQDLIKKNLEGKNLVKTIFVKNKIINFIIK from the coding sequence ATGTACAACCATAATTTAATAGAAAAAAAATGACAAAAGATCTGAAATAACAATAAGATCTATTCTTTTCAAATTGAAAAGAATAAACCTAAATATTACATTCTAGATATGTTTCCTTATCCTAGTGGAAAAGGTTTACACGTTGGTCATGTTAAGGCTTATATGGCAACTGATGTAGTATCAAGATGAAAAAACGCACTAGGGTTTAATGTACTTCACCCTATTGGTTGGGATGCTTTTGGTTTACCAGCTGAACAATACGCGATTCAAACTAATAACCACCCAGCCCAATTTACCCAAGAAAATATAAATAACTTCCGAACACAATTAAAACGCCTTGGGTTTAATTATGATTATCGACTAGAAGTTGATACTACTAATAAAAACTACTTTAAATGAACACAATGAATCTTTAAAAAACTATATGAACACGGTTTAGCTTATCAAGCTGATATAGAAGTTAACTGGTGTGAGCAGTTAGGAACTGTACTAGCTAATGAAGAAGTATTAACTGACGAGAACGGAAATAAGATTTCTGAACGTGGATCATATCCAGTCATCAAGAAAAAGATGAGACAGTGGGTGCTGAAGATTACAGCATTTGCTGATGAATTAATTGATGATTTAGCTAATCTTAACTGACCTAATTCAATTAAAGCAATGCAAGTTAATTGAATTAATAAATCAGTTGGTGCAACTATTAAGTTTGAGATTGATCAACTAAAAGAACATTCAATTGAAATATTCAGCTCAAGAGCTGATACATTATTTGGAGCTAGTTTTATTGCACTAAGTTTTGATCATCCTTTAGTTAAACAAAAACTAATAACTAATAAAAATCAAGAGATCGAACAATTTATTAAAAATAATAGTATTGATCAAACCGTAAGATATGTTGGAATCAATACCAATTATTTTGCGATCCATCCAATTACTAAGAAAAAAATCCCAATCTATTTAGCAGACTACATTCTTAGTGATTATGGAACTGGAGCTGTGATGGGTGTACCAGCTCATGATGAAAGAGATTATCAGTTTGCTAAACAATATGATCTAGAGATCATTCCGGTTATTAAAGCTGATACATATCCTTATTTATTAGATGGAGAACACATCAATTCAGACTTTAATAATGGTTTAAATAATGAACAAGCAATTGAAAAAACAATTGCTTATCTACAAGAACATAAATTAGGTGATAAAAAAGTTAATTACAAATTACGTGATTGGATCTTCTCTCGACAAAGATACTGAGGAGAACCATTCCCAGTTCTATTTGATGAAGAAGATAATATCTACTTACTAAAAGATAGTGAACTACCATTAGAATTACCTAACCTAACTGATTTTTCACCTAATAAGGATGGTTTGCCACCACTTGCTAATGCAAGTGATGAATGATTGCATCCAGTAATTGACAATAAAAAATATGTTCGAGAAGTTAACACGATGCCTCAATGAGCAGGATCTTGTTGATACTATCTAGCTTATCTATTAAAGTTAACTGATCTAAATCAAAATGATGGTGATCAAAATTACTTAGCTTTAGATAGTGAAAAAGCAAAAGAGTTATTTGATCACTTCATGCCAGTTGATCTATATGTTGGTGGGCAAGAGCATGCCGTATTACATTTATTGTATGCAAGATTTTGATACAAATTCTTACATAAGATTAACATCGTTAGTTCGATTGAACCATTTAGTCAACTAATCAACCAAGGTATGATCTTAGGTGAAGATGGTACCAAGATGTCTAAATCTAAAGGTAATATCATCAACCCAGATGATTTGGTCCTATCTCATGGTGCTGATACGATCAGAACGTACGTAATGTTCATGGGTCCATTAAATGCTAGTCTTGCATGAAACTCGAACGCACTAAATGGAACAAGAAAATTCTTAGAAAGAGTTTACAACTTATTTGATCGCGTTGAAATCAACGACGCAACAAGCGAGAACCTAAATTATGATTATCATAATTTTTTAAAGAACGTTAACAAGCATCTAGAAAACTACGAATTCAATCTAGTTGTAAGTGAAATGATGATCTTTATTAATTCATGTTACAAACAAACCCAAATTAATAAAGAGATGATCACTAACTTCTTGATCGTCTTATCATTCTTTGCTCCTTATTTAGCAGAAGAATTAAACAATAAACTAAATAATCAAACCTTACTATACAAGATGAGATTAGCTAAATGGGATGAAGCTTATCTAGTTAAAAACACCACAACAGTCTCATGTAGTATTAACGGTAAGTTTAAATTAGTTCATGAGTTTGATCTTGATGCAGAACAAGATGAGGTTGCCAACTACTTCCTAAACCAAGATCTAATTAAGAAAAACCTTGAAGGTAAGAACTTAGTAAAAACAATCTTTGTTAAGAATAAAATAATTAACTTCATTATTAAATAA
- a CDS encoding YbhB/YbcL family Raf kinase inhibitor-like protein — MKKYSIGNNSKIWSKMVGADGYLALHGGAHDNKNGTPFPSYSLDLEWEAIPNAKSYAVLVEDFDAVAVIGFSFIHWVAVNVKTNKIAENQSYLDHKAWVDSKQATYGENMLWQGHNSSVNKTLVANNKTNDLGGILPEGFTSTSLENSLMYFGCYPPNADHTYTVTVYGLDVDASELSYHKNHRSEKNHLNKPYYVGDFMHAIHNHVVGKHTLHFRYKKVG, encoded by the coding sequence ATGAAAAAATATTCAATCGGTAATAATAGCAAAATCTGATCAAAGATGGTTGGAGCTGATGGTTATCTAGCTTTACACGGTGGTGCTCATGATAATAAAAACGGTACACCATTCCCTTCTTATTCATTAGATCTAGAATGAGAAGCTATTCCTAATGCTAAAAGTTATGCTGTTTTAGTTGAAGACTTCGATGCAGTTGCTGTAATTGGGTTTAGCTTCATTCACTGGGTTGCAGTGAATGTTAAAACTAACAAGATTGCTGAAAACCAATCTTACCTTGATCACAAGGCTTGAGTTGATTCTAAGCAAGCTACTTATGGTGAAAACATGCTATGACAAGGTCACAACTCAAGTGTTAACAAAACATTAGTAGCTAACAACAAAACTAATGATCTTGGAGGAATCTTACCTGAAGGATTTACTTCAACTTCACTTGAAAACTCATTAATGTACTTTGGTTGTTATCCACCAAATGCAGACCACACTTACACCGTAACTGTTTATGGTTTAGATGTGGATGCTAGTGAATTAAGTTATCACAAAAATCACCGTAGTGAAAAGAACCACTTAAACAAACCTTACTACGTAGGTGATTTCATGCACGCAATTCACAACCACGTAGTTGGTAAACACACCTTACACTTCAGATATAAAAAAGTAGGTTAA
- a CDS encoding YbhB/YbcL family Raf kinase inhibitor-like protein — MKKKHAIWSSCFSETADGVYLRNETVKMNNNRYESLDLTWDKIEDAKSYAVVMVDYEASRVIGQSFIHWVVANVKSNELAYAANINDKNIIQGLNSTAQGATESSKGVIIECVPGAFKNTPEAASDYLPPLPPDDTHLYTVRVYGLDVDHLDLAKHYTLTDLNEKIIHHTVGEHELHFWYKPQ; from the coding sequence ATGAAAAAGAAACACGCCATCTGATCAAGTTGCTTTAGTGAAACTGCTGATGGTGTTTATTTAAGAAATGAAACCGTTAAAATGAACAACAATCGTTATGAAAGTTTAGATTTAACGTGAGACAAAATTGAAGATGCTAAAAGCTATGCTGTAGTAATGGTAGACTATGAAGCATCTCGAGTAATTGGACAATCATTCATTCACTGAGTTGTAGCTAATGTTAAGTCTAACGAATTAGCTTATGCTGCTAATATTAATGATAAGAACATTATTCAAGGATTAAACTCAACAGCTCAAGGAGCAACTGAAAGTTCTAAGGGTGTAATTATTGAGTGTGTTCCAGGTGCATTTAAAAACACACCTGAAGCTGCTAGTGACTACTTACCACCACTTCCACCAGATGATACACACCTATACACAGTAAGAGTATATGGTTTAGATGTAGATCACTTAGATCTAGCTAAACACTATACTTTAACTGATCTTAATGAAAAGATCATTCACCACACTGTAGGTGAACACGAACTACACTTCTGGTACAAACCACAATAA
- a CDS encoding aldo/keto reductase, with amino-acid sequence MKYNLLANNYVIPSIGFGTYQLEDGQQTIDVVRYALEVGYRQLDCAEIYENQKSVGKAIKLSGIDRKEIFVTSKIWNDDKGYESTKRAFNKILNDLDLEYLDLLLIHWPIGKDFKDNWQEINAQTWKAMEELYEQGKIKAIGLSNFLVHHIKALKKTAKIQPMVNQIEFHPGYMQPEIVEYCQKNNIAVQAWSPFAQANVLDNKTLVKLAKKYKVTVAQLILNWIMQKDIIPLPKSKTPERIKSNFDLFSFRIDEKDLKIIDQINENTSLDLHPDHVDF; translated from the coding sequence ATGAAATATAATTTGTTAGCTAATAATTATGTAATCCCTTCGATTGGTTTTGGGACTTATCAATTAGAAGATGGTCAACAAACCATTGATGTTGTTAGATATGCATTAGAAGTTGGTTATCGCCAACTTGATTGTGCTGAGATTTATGAGAACCAAAAATCAGTTGGTAAAGCAATCAAGTTATCAGGAATTGATCGTAAAGAGATCTTTGTTACTTCAAAGATCTGAAACGATGATAAGGGTTATGAATCAACCAAACGTGCGTTTAATAAGATCTTAAACGATCTTGATCTTGAATACTTAGATCTGTTGTTAATTCATTGACCAATTGGTAAGGATTTTAAGGATAATTGACAAGAGATAAATGCGCAGACTTGAAAAGCAATGGAAGAGCTTTATGAACAAGGAAAAATTAAAGCAATTGGCTTAAGCAACTTTTTAGTTCATCATATCAAAGCACTTAAAAAAACTGCTAAGATTCAACCAATGGTTAATCAAATCGAATTTCATCCAGGATATATGCAACCTGAGATCGTTGAATATTGTCAAAAAAATAATATCGCTGTTCAAGCTTGATCACCATTTGCTCAAGCAAATGTACTAGATAATAAGACATTGGTGAAGTTAGCTAAAAAATATAAGGTAACAGTTGCTCAACTAATCCTTAATTGGATTATGCAAAAAGATATTATTCCCTTACCTAAATCAAAAACCCCAGAACGAATCAAATCTAACTTTGATCTTTTTAGTTTTAGAATTGATGAAAAAGATCTAAAAATCATTGATCAAATCAATGAAAATACCAGCTTAGATTTACACCCTGATCACGTTGATTTTTAG
- a CDS encoding C1 family peptidase, with translation MAKLELKDSLKQLNSLSRSKFNKQLTNILNTTGVKGVSYNGYNFSKNSLSFNLDLSAQPITNQFQTGRCWIFAGVNLLRYHLGKELNIDDLELSQSYLAFWDKFEKANYFLETVTELRDKKLSDRTLSFILRNGVADGGQWTMLTNLIKKYGLVPKSVMPDLANSASTTRLNYLINLKLNKAASKIIENKDKSEAELNKIKTKCLDEVFYLLSSIYGELPSKFNFSYTKVIKKDSADKSESHFNYVPKKVVETNYTPLTFYNKYFKHLIEKQGFISVINAPAENKPFNQTFSVKYLNNVIESDEILHYNVEQALFSYLTIKQLVNSQPVWFGCEVKNIYLNDAKTFWDDQSFDYETLFNVDLSLSKSEQLDYWLSSINHAMLITGVDLDLDKFNKIDAEFNALVKANKNKQAYQYLVEEMDKLTVNKWKIENSWGQDIGHAGYFVISDSYFKKYTYQVAINQQLFNQLIEQLKLTKEFDKPVRLLEPWDPIGTLAK, from the coding sequence ATGGCAAAATTAGAATTAAAAGACTCACTAAAACAACTTAACAGCTTATCTCGTTCAAAATTTAATAAACAACTAACTAATATCTTAAACACTACAGGTGTTAAGGGTGTATCTTACAATGGTTATAACTTTAGTAAGAACTCTTTATCATTTAATCTAGATTTAAGTGCTCAACCAATAACTAATCAGTTCCAAACTGGAAGATGTTGGATCTTTGCTGGGGTTAATTTATTAAGATATCACTTAGGTAAAGAATTAAATATTGATGATCTAGAGTTATCTCAAAGTTATCTTGCATTCTGAGATAAATTTGAAAAAGCAAATTATTTTTTAGAAACAGTAACTGAATTAAGAGATAAAAAACTAAGTGATCGTACTCTATCATTTATTCTAAGAAATGGAGTAGCTGATGGTGGGCAATGAACAATGCTAACCAACTTAATTAAGAAGTATGGTTTAGTGCCCAAATCTGTTATGCCTGATCTTGCTAACAGCGCTTCAACTACAAGACTTAACTACTTGATTAATTTAAAACTAAATAAAGCAGCTAGCAAGATTATTGAAAACAAGGATAAATCTGAAGCTGAACTTAATAAGATTAAAACTAAATGTTTAGATGAAGTGTTTTACTTATTAAGTTCAATCTATGGTGAATTACCATCTAAATTCAACTTTAGTTACACTAAAGTAATTAAAAAAGACAGTGCTGATAAATCTGAATCACACTTTAATTACGTACCTAAAAAAGTTGTTGAAACTAATTACACTCCTTTAACCTTCTATAACAAATACTTTAAGCATTTAATTGAAAAACAAGGTTTCATTTCTGTAATCAATGCACCAGCAGAAAACAAACCATTTAACCAAACTTTCAGTGTTAAATATCTAAACAACGTAATTGAATCAGATGAGATCTTACACTACAATGTTGAACAAGCATTATTTAGTTATTTAACAATTAAACAATTAGTTAACTCTCAACCTGTATGATTTGGTTGTGAAGTTAAAAACATCTACTTAAATGATGCTAAAACCTTCTGGGATGACCAATCATTTGATTATGAAACATTATTTAATGTCGATCTTTCATTATCTAAATCTGAACAATTAGATTATTGATTATCATCAATCAACCATGCAATGTTAATTACTGGGGTTGATTTAGATTTAGATAAGTTCAATAAGATCGATGCTGAATTCAACGCATTAGTTAAAGCTAACAAGAATAAACAAGCTTACCAATATCTAGTTGAAGAAATGGATAAGTTAACTGTTAATAAGTGAAAGATTGAAAACTCTTGAGGTCAAGATATTGGTCATGCTGGGTATTTTGTAATCTCTGATTCTTATTTCAAGAAATATACATACCAAGTTGCTATCAATCAACAATTATTTAACCAGTTAATTGAACAATTAAAACTAACTAAAGAGTTTGACAAACCTGTAAGATTACTAGAACCATGAGATCCAATTGGAACCCTAGCCAAATAA
- a CDS encoding C1 family peptidase yields the protein MNKNNKIDFQKYLKKNLSYQKKREYLLTRNALVTNDINVMAANVFNPDKNITEFLVDAHKSSLAITNQDMSGRCWIFAGLNPLRRQTADKLKVSNFAFSQTYVDFWDKYERANVFLNRMIERADVDLDDRDLKSELQSAGQDGGWYGFFDNLVIKYGLVPQEVMPDSYSGHNTFILNELLQVLLIKATKEIRANKKAPQKQKEVVESTLKKVLEMLVLAYGPVPSKFDWQYVADAKKDEENKEEKNKELANKEEKSTKAKAEEKTQEQKDEEKAKQDLKEIKTEFSFIKQMTPLEFAKKYVDYQAYDFLDLWTIGNTTDYKINQKYSLKDSNNIFEAGDFDFLNIDRNVLKFFALANLVAKQTMWFACDVSHYRNDKTGGFDNQQFDYESLFNIDFSIDRNQQVRSHFISSNHAMTLSGVDFDEAKTLAKQKELVKKYKNAKKLDQYQFVLDLSQTFVFKKWKIENSWGDKVGNKGFYYMNDSWFDDYLIDVVISTKAADEFFANPKFIDKDLVDLVKQLKTKEILKEGLNTKPIKIDGYDPLGANKKGVK from the coding sequence ATGAATAAAAACAACAAAATCGATTTTCAAAAATACTTAAAGAAAAACTTAAGTTATCAAAAAAAACGTGAATACTTACTAACAAGAAATGCATTAGTAACTAATGATATTAATGTCATGGCTGCTAATGTTTTTAATCCTGATAAAAACATTACTGAATTTTTAGTAGATGCTCACAAATCTTCATTAGCAATTACCAACCAAGACATGAGTGGTAGATGTTGAATCTTTGCTGGATTAAATCCACTAAGAAGACAAACAGCTGATAAGTTAAAAGTATCTAACTTTGCTTTTTCTCAAACCTATGTTGATTTTTGAGACAAGTATGAACGTGCTAATGTTTTCTTAAATAGAATGATTGAACGAGCCGATGTTGATCTTGATGATCGTGATCTTAAATCTGAATTACAATCAGCTGGTCAAGACGGTGGGTGATACGGGTTTTTTGACAATCTAGTAATCAAATACGGTCTAGTTCCTCAAGAAGTAATGCCAGATAGTTATTCTGGTCATAATACATTCATTCTTAATGAACTATTACAAGTTTTATTAATTAAAGCAACTAAAGAGATTCGTGCTAATAAAAAAGCCCCTCAAAAACAAAAAGAAGTAGTTGAATCAACACTTAAAAAAGTGTTGGAAATGCTTGTTTTAGCTTATGGTCCTGTACCATCAAAATTTGATTGACAATACGTAGCTGATGCTAAAAAAGACGAAGAAAATAAAGAAGAAAAAAATAAAGAGTTAGCTAACAAAGAAGAAAAATCAACTAAAGCTAAAGCTGAAGAAAAAACTCAAGAACAAAAAGACGAAGAAAAAGCAAAACAAGATCTTAAAGAAATCAAAACTGAATTCAGTTTTATCAAGCAAATGACTCCGCTTGAATTTGCGAAAAAATACGTTGATTATCAAGCATATGATTTCTTAGATCTATGAACAATTGGTAATACTACTGATTACAAGATTAATCAAAAATATAGTTTAAAAGATTCAAATAATATCTTTGAAGCTGGTGATTTTGATTTCTTAAATATTGATCGTAACGTTTTAAAATTCTTTGCTTTAGCTAATCTAGTAGCTAAACAAACAATGTGATTTGCTTGTGATGTAAGTCACTACCGTAATGACAAAACTGGTGGATTTGATAATCAACAGTTTGATTACGAAAGTCTATTTAATATCGACTTTAGTATTGATCGTAATCAACAAGTAAGAAGTCATTTCATCTCATCTAACCACGCAATGACATTAAGTGGTGTAGATTTTGATGAAGCTAAAACTTTAGCTAAACAAAAAGAATTAGTTAAGAAGTATAAAAACGCTAAAAAACTTGATCAATATCAATTTGTTCTTGATCTAAGTCAAACATTTGTTTTCAAAAAATGAAAGATTGAAAACTCATGAGGTGATAAAGTTGGTAACAAAGGGTTCTACTACATGAATGATTCATGATTTGATGATTATCTAATTGATGTAGTAATCTCTACAAAAGCTGCTGATGAATTCTTTGCTAATCCAAAATTCATTGATAAAGATCTAGTTGATTTAGTTAAACAACTAAAAACTAAAGAGATCTTAAAAGAAGGTTTAAATACTAAACCTATCAAAATCGATGGTTACGACCCATTAGGTGCTAACAAGAAAGGAGTTAAATAA
- the smpB gene encoding SsrA-binding protein — MRLLVNNKKAKYNYELLDKYEAGISLSGNEVKSLALSHGKLDDSYVIIRKNEAYILNLLIPKYKFDTSKVLNETRTRKLLLHKSEILKIDLIKKQQSLVIIPYQIYFVNNKIKVSIYLARPKKRFDKRQTMKEREINKKIRKY; from the coding sequence ATGCGATTATTAGTTAATAATAAAAAGGCAAAATACAACTACGAACTACTTGATAAGTATGAAGCTGGCATCAGCTTAAGTGGTAATGAAGTTAAATCATTAGCACTAAGTCATGGTAAGCTTGATGACAGTTATGTCATTATTCGTAAAAACGAAGCATATATCCTTAATTTATTAATTCCCAAATATAAGTTTGACACCTCTAAGGTGTTAAATGAAACTAGAACAAGAAAACTACTTTTACATAAAAGTGAGATCTTAAAGATCGATCTGATTAAAAAACAACAATCACTTGTAATCATTCCTTATCAGATCTATTTTGTTAATAATAAGATCAAGGTCAGTATCTATCTTGCCAGACCTAAGAAGCGATTTGATAAAAGACAAACGATGAAAGAGCGCGAAATCAATAAAAAGATAAGAAAGTATTAA
- a CDS encoding aminopeptidase P family protein: MLAADFEFKHDIIKKALKEHKADAILLTSDQNRLWFTEFSSTAGFLLVTSTKSVLVIDSRYYLAASKEIKHTEVVLLAANVLSDVAKKLKIKHLLIEGDYLTYQYQPMLDRISEKQTPIDTQSLRSIKTPSEVKKLKKVIDITKEVGNKLTSMMKVDMTEMQLAKLVTFALIEAGGEKNSFDPIVASGPNGARPHHHPTNRKFKDGDFITVDFGTIYQGFCSDITRTWVLNKPKNQRLINAYKLVDQSNQAGIKAAKADMTGQEVDAVCRNIIEQTEFKGLFVHSTGHGVGIDIHEKPNVASSYTDKLGVDSIVTIEPGIYIPNVGGIRIEDMIQVKADKSIWLSKDIERMKL, from the coding sequence ATGTTAGCTGCAGATTTTGAATTTAAGCATGACATTATTAAGAAAGCATTAAAAGAACACAAAGCTGATGCTATCTTACTAACGTCTGATCAAAATCGTCTGTGGTTTACAGAGTTTAGTTCTACAGCAGGTTTTTTATTAGTAACTAGTACAAAATCAGTTTTAGTAATCGATTCTCGATATTACTTAGCTGCAAGTAAAGAAATTAAACACACTGAAGTTGTTTTATTAGCAGCTAATGTATTAAGTGATGTTGCTAAAAAATTAAAGATTAAACATTTACTAATTGAAGGTGATTATCTAACATATCAATACCAACCAATGTTAGATCGTATTAGTGAAAAACAAACCCCAATCGATACACAAAGTCTAAGATCGATCAAAACTCCTTCTGAAGTTAAGAAGCTTAAAAAAGTTATCGATATTACTAAAGAAGTTGGTAACAAATTAACTAGTATGATGAAGGTTGATATGACCGAAATGCAACTAGCTAAATTAGTAACCTTTGCTTTAATTGAAGCTGGTGGAGAAAAAAACTCATTTGATCCGATCGTAGCATCTGGACCAAATGGAGCTAGACCACACCATCATCCAACTAATCGTAAGTTTAAAGATGGTGACTTCATCACAGTTGATTTTGGAACAATTTACCAAGGTTTTTGTTCAGATATCACCAGAACTTGAGTATTAAATAAACCTAAAAACCAAAGACTAATTAATGCTTATAAATTGGTTGATCAATCTAACCAAGCTGGGATTAAAGCAGCTAAAGCTGATATGACTGGACAAGAAGTTGATGCAGTTTGTCGTAACATTATTGAACAAACTGAATTCAAAGGTCTATTTGTTCACTCGACTGGTCATGGTGTGGGTATCGATATTCACGAAAAGCCAAATGTAGCAAGCTCTTATACTGACAAATTAGGTGTTGATTCAATCGTAACGATTGAACCAGGTATCTATATTCCTAATGTTGGTGGAATCAGAATCGAAGATATGATTCAAGTGAAAGCAGATAAGTCGATTTGGTTATCTAAAGATATTGAAAGAATGAAACTTTAA
- the rpmG gene encoding 50S ribosomal protein L33, with protein MAQKRGTRLGCDDCKEINYITRKNAKKNPEKLSLNKYCSRCRVTTVHKEVKRK; from the coding sequence ATGGCACAAAAACGTGGTACCAGATTAGGATGTGATGATTGTAAGGAAATCAATTACATCACTAGAAAGAACGCAAAGAAAAACCCTGAAAAACTAAGTCTAAACAAGTATTGTTCTAGATGTAGAGTAACTACAGTTCACAAAGAGGTGAAACGTAAATAA